A window of Cryptomeria japonica chromosome 3, Sugi_1.0, whole genome shotgun sequence contains these coding sequences:
- the LOC131054576 gene encoding probable CCR4-associated factor 1 homolog 6 has product MASAGTSTGTTTSTGDGLLIREVWAANLEEEFRLISKIVDDYPYLAMDTEFPGVVFYPVGSFQSDAEYKYAELRDNVNLLKLIQLGFTFSDKNGNLPKCGTNQECVCQFNFREFNSHIDKHNSFSIEMLKKCGIDFQRNEQYGIDSKVFRDLFMSSRVVLNENVLWISFQGKYDFGYLIKLLTNQDLPKDQAEFFKLFRTYFPKSYDIKNLLKLCSKELRGGLENLANKLKVERVGTKHQVCSDSLLTSRVFWKLQQGFSEEHAWISFRDLRHVQSLVIEETNCS; this is encoded by the coding sequence ATGGCAAGTGCAGGGACAAGCACCGGTACAACGACCAGCACAGGTGATGGTCTTTTAATTCGTGAGGTATGGGCAGCTAATCTGGAAGAAGAATTCAGGTTAATTAGTAAAATCGTAGATGATTATCCATACTTAGCCATGGACACAGAGTTTCCTGGGGTTGTTTTTTACCCTGTGGGCAGTTTCCAGAGTGATGCAGAATACAAGTACGCCGAGCTCAGAGACAAtgtgaatctattgaaattaattcaATTGGGTTTCACATTTTCCGATAAGAATGGCAACTTGCCCAAATGTGGAACTAATCAGGAATGCGTCTGTCAGTTCAATTTCAGGGAGTTCAATAGCCATATTGATAAGCATAATAGTTTTTCGATCGAGATGCTTAAGAAGTGTGGTATTGATTTTCAGAGGAATGAGCAATATGGTATTGATTCCAAAGTTTTTAGGGATCTTTTCATGTCCTCTCGGGTGGTGCTAAATGAGAATGTGCTGTGGATTAGCTTTCAAGGGAAATATGATTTTGGGTACCTGATAAAATTGCTCACGAACCAAGATCTGCCGAAAGATCAAGCTGAATTTTTCAAGCTATTTAGGACCTATTTCCCTAAATCGTATGATATCAAGAATTTGTTAAAACTTTGTAGTAAAGAGCTCCGTGGTGGATTGGAGAATCTTGCAAACAAACTGAAGGTGGAAAGGGTTGGAACTAAGCATCAAGTTTGCTCTGATAGCTTGCTTACTTCACGTGTGTTTTGGAAGCTGCAACAGGGTTTTAGTGAAGAACATGCATGGATTTCTTTTAGAGATTTAAGGCATGTACAGTCTTTAGTTATTGAGGAAACTAATTGTAGTTAA